A window of the Firmicutes bacterium CAG:345 genome harbors these coding sequences:
- a CDS encoding aBC transporter (product inferred by homology to UniProt), whose product MNYQNTDKDCGRASSRTLLRLLYKSRKYEAAYFEKEKMNNFLSIQNGLKKYGVDIKGYEVDQKGLDEIKRPFICQLKREESYHFVVASGNKRKLKIYDSSCGIYKINKKKFLNEFTGKVLEVQNKIEKDINDLEVKLFSFKEILLYTILSIFEMIIFILGICLTTNFGDITYLFLGTICSIVISFLKRQNIILLNRKIDSRLLLPYLASYKNEKNYEDLINIKNEYFSNLTTLINHLEVIFILSLLASFENFLLFCGICLILVFTYFFLNFVNQKLNCLKISADIKEKKLRHYLIKEYDKEKALKIYGQQAKVGGKYMWYYYLLRLVPFAIALIYVLVMLYQTQKLSFETLIFNGGYLIALILSLIKIDEISSKGDFSLSKIVDFKDYEKLSFDKDKVVYCTYLDKKNINQ is encoded by the coding sequence ATGAATTATCAAAACACTGATAAAGATTGTGGTCGAGCAAGTTCACGTACTCTATTAAGATTGTTGTACAAAAGTCGTAAATATGAAGCAGCCTATTTTGAAAAAGAAAAAATGAACAATTTCTTATCTATACAAAATGGTTTGAAAAAATATGGCGTAGACATTAAAGGATATGAAGTAGATCAAAAAGGGTTAGATGAAATAAAAAGACCTTTTATTTGTCAATTAAAAAGGGAAGAATCTTATCATTTTGTAGTTGCAAGCGGCAATAAAAGAAAACTTAAAATTTATGATTCATCTTGTGGTATTTATAAAATAAATAAGAAAAAATTTTTAAACGAATTTACAGGTAAAGTATTAGAAGTACAAAATAAAATAGAAAAAGATATTAATGATCTTGAAGTAAAATTGTTTTCATTTAAAGAGATATTACTATATACAATTTTATCAATTTTTGAAATGATTATTTTCATTTTAGGAATATGTTTAACAACAAATTTTGGTGATATAACTTATTTATTTTTAGGGACGATCTGTTCTATTGTAATATCTTTTCTAAAAAGACAAAATATTATACTTCTTAATAGAAAAATTGATTCACGATTACTTCTACCATATTTAGCGAGTTATAAAAATGAAAAAAATTATGAAGACCTAATCAATATTAAAAACGAATATTTTTCTAATTTAACCACACTTATAAATCATTTAGAAGTTATTTTTATATTGTCGCTTTTAGCTTCTTTTGAAAATTTTCTTCTTTTTTGTGGTATATGTTTGATACTTGTATTCACATATTTCTTTTTAAACTTTGTCAATCAAAAATTAAATTGTTTAAAAATTAGTGCAGATATAAAAGAAAAGAAATTAAGACATTACCTGATTAAAGAATATGATAAAGAAAAAGCGTTAAAAATCTATGGACAACAGGCAAAGGTAGGAGGAAAATATATGTGGTACTATTATCTATTGCGTTTAGTTCCATTTGCTATAGCATTAATTTATGTCTTAGTTATGCTTTATCAAACTCAAAAATTATCTTTTGAAACATTGATTTTTAATGGAGGATACTTGATAGCTTTAATTTTATCTTTGATTAAGATTGATGAAATAAGTTCCAAAGGTGACTTTTCTTTATCGAAAATTGTTGATTTTAAAGATTATGAAAAGTTATCTTTTGATAAAGACAAAGTAGTTTATTGTACTTACCTTGACAAAAAAAATATAAACCAATAG
- a CDS encoding stage IV sporulation protein (product inferred by homology to UniProt): protein MKKFKSVYEVKSYSPILILNRIRENDLVVEDFKEISPYLFQFKAYKKDEKKLKKIMPDLNCIKDPFFIHFFKRIGKHKSELLAIIVILPLFYFMMTRIYKLNITGNDNTIKEEIKTVLYEQEIKPFAKIPTKEKLKEVNDYILEKFDKRLESFELLIKGGDINVSFNKYRPPIILPDLEKNYYAKEDGVITRLELSYGIPLVKEGDYVKKGQLLIAGNIDENDKKAQAYGKVFAKCWKEIVVQCQNIDIATNYQTLLSIADQMILDKNSVLIDRLVLKYEEKNTIAMMKLHYTIEKNIAISQ from the coding sequence ATGAAAAAATTTAAATCTGTTTATGAAGTCAAATCTTATTCTCCTATATTGATATTAAATAGGATTAGAGAAAACGATTTAGTTGTTGAAGATTTTAAAGAAATCAGCCCATATTTATTTCAGTTTAAAGCATATAAAAAAGATGAAAAAAAATTAAAGAAAATTATGCCGGATTTAAATTGTATAAAAGATCCTTTTTTTATTCATTTTTTTAAAAGAATAGGGAAACATAAAAGTGAACTATTAGCTATTATTGTCATACTTCCTCTTTTTTATTTTATGATGACAAGAATTTATAAATTGAATATCACAGGTAATGATAATACAATAAAAGAAGAGATAAAAACTGTTTTATATGAACAGGAAATAAAACCTTTTGCCAAAATTCCAACTAAGGAAAAACTGAAAGAAGTTAATGATTATATTTTAGAAAAATTTGACAAAAGATTAGAAAGCTTTGAATTATTGATAAAGGGGGGAGATATAAATGTTAGTTTTAATAAATATCGACCGCCTATTATTCTGCCAGACCTTGAAAAAAATTATTACGCCAAAGAAGATGGAGTAATTACACGTTTAGAGCTTTCCTATGGTATTCCTCTAGTAAAAGAGGGAGATTATGTAAAAAAAGGACAATTACTCATCGCTGGTAATATAGATGAGAATGATAAAAAAGCCCAGGCATATGGTAAGGTATTTGCCAAATGTTGGAAAGAAATAGTTGTACAATGTCAAAATATTGATATTGCAACTAATTATCAAACTTTGCTTTCTATTGCTGATCAAATGATTTTAGATAAAAATTCAGTCTTAATTGATCGGCTAGTTTTAAAATATGAAGAAAAAAATACTATAGCCATGATGAAACTTCATTATACAATTGAAAAAAATATAGCTATATCGCAATAA
- a CDS encoding unknown (no significant homology to UniProt), with the protein MTEKILFEKNSLTILGFKDISKISPKFIEVIMNNYILEIFGDNLLCTYFSKNEISVEGIFMMVKRNEKI; encoded by the coding sequence GTGACAGAAAAAATATTATTTGAAAAAAATTCTTTAACAATTCTTGGATTTAAAGATATTTCAAAAATATCTCCAAAATTTATTGAAGTAATTATGAACAACTATATTTTAGAAATATTTGGTGATAATTTGTTATGTACTTATTTTTCTAAGAATGAAATTTCTGTTGAAGGAATTTTTATGATGGTGAAAAGAAATGAAAAAATTTAA